The nucleotide window GGCATCATGGCCAGACGCCTCACCTCGTTACAACCTGTCGAACCTTTTGCCGGATAGACTCTCAAAAAGAATGTCATATTGAGACTGTACTTTTTAGAATTTCGGTAATTAATAGGCGGCGGTGGCCCGCCCGTGCATCACACTCAATCTCGAAAACGCGACCTTGGAAGAGGTCGGCGTGGCGATGGATTGCTCACCCACGAAGAAGGGCTTTCGTCGGCTTCAAGCGCTGCGCTGGCTTTATGAAGGCAAGAGCCGCGAGCAAGTCGCTGACCTCTCAGGCTTCAGCCTGCGGCAGGTTTTGCGCTTCATCCAAGCCTTCAATCTCGCCGGCCTTGATGGTCTCATTCCCGGGCGTAGCA belongs to Verrucomicrobiaceae bacterium and includes:
- a CDS encoding helix-turn-helix domain-containing protein, whose translation is MARPCITLNLENATLEEVGVAMDCSPTKKGFRRLQALRWLYEGKSREQVADLSGFSLRQVLRFIQAFNLAGLDGLIPGRSSGRRRILPKEQVSDKILPLIEDPHWPDKATGPL